The sequence below is a genomic window from Streptomyces sp. B21-105.
TCGTCGAACGCGCCCGGCCTCCGCGAGTAGAGATTCAGCGCGCCGAGATCCTCCTCGTCGGTGAAGAGCAGGAAGCCCATCATGCTGCCCACGCCGAGCGCGTGGGCCTGCGGGGCGTAGGCGGGCCAGCGCTGCTGCTCGCCGGTGAGGTCGGCGATGCGGAAGACCCGCTCCCCGTCCGCGCTGCGGGCGGCGTCGAAGCAGGGTCCCTCGCCGAGCCGCGCCTGCAGGCGGTCGCTGTCGACGACCAGACGATCGGTGGGGGCGAGCGACTCCACCTGCGCTTCGTGCAGCACGAGGATGCCTGCGGCGTCACAGCCCGTCACCAGTTCGGTGGCTGACGTGGTGATCCGCTCGAGTGTGGCGCCGACCGAATCCTGCGCGAGAAGATCCCGCGCCATCGACGCCAGCTGCTCCGCAAACCGGTCCCAGTCCACGCCGTCCTCCCTCGTCCGCCGCCCTGAAACCACCGCATACCCAGCTTTGCACGCGACGAGTACCACGGTGAGCGTGACGGGCCCGGGGAGGACCGGGGCAGCGGCGCGCGGTCACCGCCGGCGGCGCGCGCCTGCCGCACCTCGCGGTCGACCGCCCAGGCATCGGCCGCTGCCCCGAGGTGAATGCCCCGAGGTGAATGCCTCGAGCGACGCGGGTCGTGTCGCGGAGTCGTCGAACTCCCCGTCCTCAGGTCCTGGCCCACTGGACTCTCTGCATAGCCAGTTGTGGATCCTCCGTCAACGACAGGAGGACAGCCGACGGTGCAAGGTGGTGACCGCCGCCGCCGGGAGGCACCCGACGACAGCTCAAGTAGTTGTCCTGCAAGGCGAGTTGTCGGACAACGCCTGCTTCGCCTCGAGCTTGTTCCGGCTGCTCGCGCACAGCGGCCCCGACCCGCTCTACCGAGGAGAAACATGAAGTACCGATTGGCCGGGGCACTTGCCCTGGGGTCAGCCGGCCTTCTGATCGGCGGAGGAACTCCATACGCGGCCGACGCGGGCGCCTACACCGGCACCCGCGGCGGCTGGGCCGGCTGGACCGAGAACGGCGACACCCTGACGGTGTGCGACCTGAGCTCGGACGGGCACGGCGTCCGCGGCTACATCTACCCCCGGTTCCAGCGGCGACCCGGGTAACGGCAGCGTCCTCATCAAGGGCAACGACCCGAGCAACGACGGCAACTGCGCCACGTTCGCGAAGGACCTCAGCGAGAGCAGCCGCATCTCCATAAAGGTCTGAGTACGCCGGGCGACGTCATCACCTACTGCCGTTGCACCGCGATCCGGTAGCCGAGCGCCGTCGGCCGGGTCCCGGCGCCCAGAGCTCCGGGACCCGGCCTCTCATGTCGCCCCCAGTGCGTCGCGTGCGGGGAAGTCCTGCGACGCTCTGCCCTGTGCGACGACACCGCGGTCACCGTGGACCGCGGTCGTAGCCGCCTCAACTTCCGTCGAGACAAGGATCCACAGAATGCGTAGAAACGGCCTGCGAGCCGCTGTGGCCACCGCCTGCCTGGCGGTGGCCGCCCTGTTGTTGCCTGCGCACACCGCTGAGGCGGCCCCCGGCGACAACCCGGGAGCCCTTACCGCGATCACCTCCTCCTCGGAGCTGGCGAAGCTCCGACTGGTCGAGCACCGCGTTCCGACCGCCTCGCTCGACAACCTGGCGAACGAGATGGGCACGTCCCGCGGGGTCGACCAGGTCCTCGCCAGCGCCAACCACACGATGCGCAACGCGGCGAGCTGCTCCGGCACGGAGACCTCCGCCCTGCCGGTGAAGCCGACCGCTGAGTCCGCGTACTGCTGGGACACCGGTGACGCGGTGACACAGGACTGGCTGCCGCAGTCCGTTACCTCGTCAGGAGACGCGGACAACGACGGCGTGTGGGGCAACAACAAGGTGATTCTGTCCGGTTGGGGGCAGAACGGCACCACCACCACCGACCACATGGGCCGTATCGCCTTCATCGACGCCAACAACCCCAGTGCGTTCAAGTATCGCTGGGTACTGCCGGTCGTCCCGCTCAACGGCGGCACCGACTACCGCGCCCTCAAGACCCACATGGGCGGCATGGTCTGGTACCAGGACAAGCTGATCGTCACGTCCTGGGAGAAGGACGCCGATGCCAACGTGATGTACATCTTCGACATGAAGCGCATCCTCCAGGCGACCGTCAACAGCCCGACGGTCGGCAAGGTGAGCGGTGGATGGTCGGCAGGCGGGTACCAGTACGTGATGCCGGCCATCGGCTCCTACAGCCTCGCCGGCGGGGCCTGCAGTTCTGCCAACGACGACGCGCGGCCGTGCTTCGGGTCCGTCTCCCTGGACCGCAGCAGCGTGCCGGACAGTCTGGTCGCCACCGAGTGGTTCTCTTCCGGCGGCACGCAGCCGGCCCGCATCTGGCGATACGACTTCGGCTCGGACCCCGGCTACCTCGCCACGGACGGCAACGGCCGGGTGAACGCCTCGCAGGCGTACGAAACGAAGGCCGTCGGACTGCAGGGCGTGCTGTCCCACAGCGCCACCAGCGGCGGCACACCCGATTTCTACGTCGCCGACGCTCGCGGCGGTGTGGGTCAGCACGGCATCCTGTGGCGGCAGAACACCAGCGGAGCCAAGGCGGCCGCCAACTGCGGGCAGGACATCACATATGCCTGCTGGGGCCAGCACACCGAGAGCATGTCCTACTGGTGGAGTACGGGCCGGGTGTGGACGCTCACCGAATGGGCGGCAGACAGCGCGGGACACTGGTCCGGCACCGAAACGGCGATTCCGCAGCGCGTGCTGTTCTCCGTGCCACTGTCTTCGATAGACGCGTCCCTCAGCTGACAGCGGGTGCCCCAGGACACCGGTCTCCAGGGCGCAGCGGTTTCCAGGATGCCCTCCTGCCCTCCTGCCCTGCCCTCCTGCACTCCTGCACGACGGCATGCGGTCGGCAGCCGCGGCCGGGGAATCGTGGACCGCGTATCCGCGTTGTCACAGCATGGGAGAAGCATCCCGCTGCAGCGACGACGGGCCCGATCCGTCCATCCTCTCGAGGGCCCGCACGCGCCTCGCGGCCGACCGAGCGGGCACGCTCGCCCGGGCGGCCGCGCTGAGCCGGGACTTCGACGGGATCGTCGCGGCGAACGCCCTGATCGCGGTCGACGACGAGCACGACCCCGAAGGAGGCACCACCGCCTTCGAGCGGGCCCACGTGGCCTCCCTGATGGCGCAGGCGCACGAGCACCTGGAAGAACTGGACCGGGCGCTGGAACGTCTCGACCAGGGACAGTACGGACGGTGTGAAGGCTGCGGCAGGACGATCCCGCCCGAACGCCTGGAGATCCGTCCGGCGGCCACCACCTGCGTCACCTGCGCCCGGGGCGGCTCGCGCCGACAGCCGCCCCGGGCCTGACACGCGGCCGAGCGACCCACGTCACGACCCCGCGCGGGGCGTGTGGTCCGGGTCCGCCCCCAGGGCGTCCGTCCACGTGGCGCGCACGTTCTTCCACTCCCGTTCGCAGCCGCGTGCACGGTGTGCGGGGAGCGACCGCGGGCCGACGAGGTCCGCGTGCCGTGCCGGGCCGGCCCCGTAGAGGTAGCAGAGGTGATTGACGGCGCGCTGCTCGTCCGTGGAGTGTTCGTCCTCCTGGCCGTCGTCGACGTTCTCGTAGGTGATCGCGGACACGGCCGGCGACGCCCGGCGCGCCGGCCGTGTCCGACCGGCAGCCCGTGGTGAGGGCGGTGAGGACGAGGCAGAGGGCGATCGCCGCGGACGGCAGGGCGGCACGGGCCGGCTTCCTGCCGCGGATGTCTCCCCGGTCCTTGGTGCGGGCACGCATCGCCACCGGTCCCCCTCCCCGGATACCACCCCACCGGCATTCCTACCAGCGACGGCGCTCGGACGGTCGTCCGGCGAAGGCGCGGAGTGTGTGCGCACGCAAACGGGAGATGTGTCCTCCGGATGCCGTCCGCGCCGCTAGTCGGGGGCGGTGGTGGCGGCCCGGTCGGAGCGGCCGCCGGCGCCCAGCAGGCCCGTCGGGTGCAAGGGCTCCTCGGCCTCGAGCCGGGGCAGGGTCCGTCGTGTCGCACGCAGGACGAGCGGAGGGATCGCCGCCCGGCCCACTTGGGCCAGACGCAGCCACGAGGGGATGTAGACAGCGGTGCTCCGCTGTTCCACGGCATGGACGAGGCGGGCCGCGACGGCCTCCGCCGGGTGCACGCGCCGGGCGGGGAACGGCATGTGGCTCCGCAACTCCCGCAGGGCGGCGTACCGGTCGCCGTCGCGGATCATGTCGGTGTCGATCCAGCTGAGGTAGGCGAGGCCCACGGCCACGTCACGGTGCGCGACCTCGGCCCTCAGGGCGTGGGCGAAGGCCTCCACCCCGGACTTCGACGCACAGTACGCGCTCATCAGCGGGGCGGCGCCGAGGGACGCCAGCGAGGCGATCTGCAGGTGATAGCCCGCGGTCCGCATCAGGTCGGGCAGGAAGGCCCGCGCCGTCTGAGCGCTGCCGACGAGGTTGACCTCGACCACGCGGCGCCACGTCGCGGCGTCGGAGCGGGCGAAGGGGGCGGCTTCGGCGACGCCCGCGTTCGCCACGACGGCCGACGGCGGTCCCAGGCGCCCGCGGACGACCTCGGCGGCGTCGGCGAGGGCCCCGGCGTCGGTGACGTCGACCCGCAGGGCGAGCGTGGTCGC
It includes:
- a CDS encoding GAF and ANTAR domain-containing protein is translated as MDWDRFAEQLASMARDLLAQDSVGATLERITTSATELVTGCDAAGILVLHEAQVESLAPTDRLVVDSDRLQARLGEGPCFDAARSADGERVFRIADLTGEQQRWPAYAPQAHALGVGSMMGFLLFTDEEDLGALNLYSRRPGAFDEASELAGWLLASHAAVAFSSARTHAQMEQAVATRHAIGEAMGILMGSHRLSEEQAFDVLRRYSQENNVKLREVARLVCEKGGLS
- a CDS encoding TraR/DksA family transcriptional regulator, yielding MGEASRCSDDGPDPSILSRARTRLAADRAGTLARAAALSRDFDGIVAANALIAVDDEHDPEGGTTAFERAHVASLMAQAHEHLEELDRALERLDQGQYGRCEGCGRTIPPERLEIRPAATTCVTCARGGSRRQPPRA
- a CDS encoding DUF4344 domain-containing metallopeptidase; this encodes MSAITYENVDDGQEDEHSTDEQRAVNHLCYLYGAGPARHADLVGPRSLPAHRARGCEREWKNVRATWTDALGADPDHTPRAGS
- a CDS encoding short-chain dehydrogenase/reductase: MDDSPLKDRTVVITGAARGVGAALAAALAGRGARLALLDHDGTALRATAAALPATTLALRVDVTDAGALADAAEVVRGRLGPPSAVVANAGVAEAAPFARSDAATWRRVVEVNLVGSAQTARAFLPDLMRTAGYHLQIASLASLGAAPLMSAYCASKSGVEAFAHALRAEVAHRDVAVGLAYLSWIDTDMIRDGDRYAALRELRSHMPFPARRVHPAEAVAARLVHAVEQRSTAVYIPSWLRLAQVGRAAIPPLVLRATRRTLPRLEAEEPLHPTGLLGAGGRSDRAATTAPD